TATAActaaaaccgtgcaacgcacgAGCATAatactagtctatatatatatatatatatgtgtgtgtgtataaaacCAAAGTCtgctctcacaattttccacgtcaacacaatatttaaaaaataaatcattatcatttactcaaactcatcattagcatatatttatatatatatatatatatatatatatacacaccagACGgagaaaacaaaccctaagtATCCTTCAACAACCCGACCATATAAACCAGATGGAGAAAACAAACCCTCAATCCAAACTCCAAACTAAACGGTGCCACTACAGCCCCTCAGCCTACTGCCAAGCCAAGTCTACCACCGTGGGTATGTGTTTCTAATTTGTGGCTTCAATGTTTTGGGTCTTTTGTTTGATGTGTAAAATGTCATTGTTACTCTTTAATCTGGTTTGGAGATTTAAGATATGTGACAATTTTTCAACATTTATTACATCATCAGAGAATAGTTCCAAATGTTATTGGTGAAAGTTCGTAATTTTTTATGCAAACCTTCTTATAATCTTTGAGCTTTGATATATTATGACatctgttcttcttttttttttttttttttttttttttttttttttttttttttttttttttttaaggatgaaAAGACGATGGATCCGCTCAACCAAATGAGGATTTGGAGAGCAAGGAGTTAGCAGAGACAGAGATGGAGGTAGACATAGAGGTGAAGGTTTCAGATGACACATCGCGATCTGAGAATGAGGAAAATTGAGTAGCTCATCACTTGACACATTGGTGACTGTAGTAGGTACATTCCCTAACTGTTGCCAGTGCTGTTTTTCTTCATCTATGTGACTTATTGTTGAGTTTTTCTTCctatcttattcttttgttatgtttagaatttttatttggtatgatatatataaatttgttgaatttgaagggttttatttggttttgaagtagaatttggggattctatgaatttggaagttttaagtcttggggtttttggtatttgcgTCTTAGTAGCTTGATCTTAATTCTTTACcttaaatgctttttatttgggttcatgtgatttttttgttttcttaattaaagctatgatttttggttgattgattAATTGTTTGGATTGAAtataaaagataatggaattaggtgttataattttaatattgtttcatattttggattttctatATTGTTATTACTATGACTAAGTAGGATTGAGAAAAGCATAgaagttaaatatttcttcatttttttttaaaatactaactAGCAAAATGTCTATAATATGCATATTATTAAcccaattttctatttctaaatttcttagattttattataaataatttttcatgcataaacaACATTCTACCACTGTCACGTCAAAGTTGTGgcaaaaagttgtaaaataatatgGTCCTAAAACTACTCTTATGACTATGAtgagataaatttaaattctttactcattgttgaatttttttttttcatagtcaATAGCTTTCCtatgcattgcacgggttagcgactagtatatatataaaaccgaaacctctgaaactctcacaattttccactttagcacaatatttaaataaaatgtatttaaataaaattatcattttatttaaataaaattatttttgaaacctcttcagagcttgccacatcattattatttttttaaaacaaaattattttaacttttatttaccCCATACGTTGCCTAAAGAGAGTTGGAAACCAAAAATTATTCCCATATGTTGCATAAAAATAGTTGGAAACCAATAGGTTAACCAAAGTAGAGTTGAAAACTGATTACAACTCAACAAATTATCCACCGTCCtacaactataaataaatatatatataacaatgtACAAGCTGAAAAAGAATGAAGAGCCATGATAATTGAAAGAGCTATatttaggatttttatttttggcttttgcCACTGCTAATAGAATTAGACATACATTGAAGTTGGTGTGGCTAGCTGTTGCTACTTGCTAACATGCTCAAAGCTCAAGCATGGCTCCATGCAACCATATAGTACCTATGGTATTCTTTTTTCATGGTTTAATTTAGTTGTTTTAGATGCTATGGTATTGAATTACTCTTTGCCTCAAGTCTTGCATCTTAAgcttggtacttttttttttgtcatctacattattattaattttttaatctatgttcttttaattcttctattactccattattattattttaattattctcATTACTCTTTTAATGAGTTTATATGAAATCACTTGTTAAGAAATCGTGACTTTTTGGTATTactccattattattattttaattattctcACATTCTTCCTTCCACTCGAATTTAACATTCTTTCGAGTTAATTGTGTCAAAGGAGCCGCAATGCGGGAAAATCCCTCTACAAATCTTCTGTAGTAACCAGAAAGGCCCAAGAAACTTCTAACCTCACTCACATTTGTAGGCCTATCCCAATTAACCACCGCTTCTATCTTATTAGGATCCACTGTAATTCCATCCTTAGATATCACATGACCTAAGAACACTACTTGATTCAACCAGAATTCGCACTTCTTCAGCTTAGCATACAACTTCCTTTCTCTTAGAATCTATAAATACCCTATTCATCAAATCCATAAAAGCAACAGGGGCATTAGTTaatccaaacggcatcaccAAAAATTCATAATGACCATATCTAGTCCAAAAGGCCGTCTTTGGTATGTCCTCACCCTTAATCTTCAATTGGTGGTAACCAGAACGAAGATCAATCTTAGAAAAGACTTGTGCTCCTTGCAACTGATCAAATAGGTCATCAATACGAGGCAAAGGATATTTATTCCTTATGGTGACTCTATTAAGCTCACAGTAATCAATACATAACCTCATAGACCCATCCTTTTTCTTGACAAATAAAACTGGAGCTCCCCAAGGCAAGGCACTAGGGCGAATAAATCCTTTGTCCAGCAATTCTACCAATTGCTCCTTAAGTTCTTTCAACTCTGAGGGTGCCATTCTATATGGTGCCTTAGAAATAGGTGCAATGCCAGGAAGGAGATCAATAGAGAACTCAATCTCACGATTTGGGGGCAACCCAGGTAGATCATCAGGAAAAACATCGAGAAAAACCCTCACAATGGGAATGTCTCCTATCTCCAATTCTCCACTTTGTAAATCCACTACACTAGCAAGGAATCCTTGGCATCCCTTTCTAAGCAAGCGGTTTGCTTGTATGCATGATATCACACGAGGCATAAAAGGCAAACATGAAGCCTTAAATAGAAATTATGATTCACCTGGAGGCCTAAACACCACCTCTTTCTCAAAACAATGCACACTAGCATGGTAAGAAGCCAACCAATCCATGCCCAAAATGACATCAAAATCATGCATATCGAACAACACCAAATCAGCCAATAACTCTCTACCCTCAATACAAATAATACAAGACTTAAGCACAAGATTAGTCATTAAAGTATCACCAACAGGGGTAGAAACCGATAACTCAAAATCAAGTAGCTCGGGGCTCTTGTCATGATTTTTAGCAAAtgcacaagaaacaaaagaatgTGTAGAACCAGGATCAAAAAGAACTTTAGCATGTGCAGAGAACAAAGGAAGTATACCTACCACCACTGTATCCGTGGCCTGAGCATCCTGTGTAGTCAAGGCATACACTCTACCTTGCACCTTCTTCCCATTGTCATTACCCTTTGCAACTTGAGATGAGGAAGAGGAACCTGAGCCCTTAGATCTTGGGCAATCTCTAGAAAAATGTGTCCGGGTTGcttacaaacaaaacaaatcttgacCCCATCACAACTTTGTCCATCATGAAGTTTACCACAACAAGAGCAAGACTACTTATCACCAGACTGAGGATAGGCATTCTTGCTATGCCTAGAAGATTGTCCTCTATTACCCAAGTTTTTAAATAATCCTTTCTTATGCCCTTGACCCTTACCATGTTGAGAATTAAAGGGCCCTTGCTTCTTTTCACTCTCCTTGGAATTGGGGTTGTACTTAAAGTCTTCTTCAAGATTCATTGCCCGCTTCACAGCCTCCGTAAAAGTATCCACTCTAGAGGCTATAATGAGAGGGTGAATCCTACCATTAAGGCCCTCCCGAaactttttcactttcttggacTCATCCGAAATCAAGTAAGGAGCAAAGCGAGAGAGCTCAACAAACTTAGCAACATACTCCTCCATTGTCATAGCCCCCTGAACCAAATCAGAAAATTCTCTTGCCTTACGATCCCTCACTACATTGGGGAAGTATGTCCTATTGAAAACTTCCTTGAACTTCTCCCAAGTAATGGGAGTGTCCCTTCCCAACTCCGTACTCAACAATGGCTTAGTGCTTGACCACCATCTATCAGCAGAACCCTGAAGAGCATAAGTGGCATACAACACCTTCTGAGCATCAGTGCATTCAAGGGCtctcaataattttttcatctttagCAACCAGTTCTTTGTTGCCATAGGATTAGGTCCCCCATCAAAAGTTGGAGGGTTTTGCTTATGGAACTCCCCAAAAAGGCAACCCTCCCTCCTACGTTCACCACCTTGGACTGCTCTAGCAATCCTAGCATAAATCCTGTCTGCCACCTCATCAATCTCACCACCATCAGGAGTGACAGATCTCTCATGCTCTTAGCGTTGCTGATAGCCATGCTCTGGAGCTGTAACCTCATCCACATGCCTTACTTTACGTGCTTTCTTTTTAGGAGGCATAGTGTACAAAAGTACTTATACCTATACCCAAGAAACAAGCAAGTAAATCATAAGGCAACATTGAAGGTTAGCATAGAAAAGATAGATAAGGAAAAAGGAATAGCAAGTGGAAGCTGAAACAAAGGAACAAAATAAAGAATGCATCAAACCCCTAATGCTCTGacttaaatcaaaatcaattcctATTTTCAAAGTCTACAGAATCATAAcctaagctctgataccataactgtcacgccccaaaccccaaagggtccaaagcatgagaaagacaTCTCAAGtacctgtaaattttttttttcctttttgacaattcaatccacATAAATCCTATCAAGtaccaacatcaagaattatcataataatcccATAGAATATACTCTCAGAGTAAGTCAAAGCTCTAAGCATTAATTACAAGGACCATTGGCCACAAAGAATAGAGGTCTGAATAAACAATTACATATCAACAGCTTGTCCCATCGGTGGGAATACAGTCATAACtactataatatataaaagaatgagtcaagcctagTCTAAGATGTACACCATCTAATATATCCATTACAAAAGTTCAGCCTCCATCAATAGTTATTCTAACTActattagccaccaaaaagctgtctcaaaagattgttgcctactctaaaaagtttataaaataatgggatgagacaaagcccagtaagtagcatatttaatgggggtgggggaaatgcaagtttcattttcaataataataataataatatgacaagaatgatttaATAATGAAACATAgagtttctcaaagtaaataccttgaaactatatactataatctgtGAGCACTAACAATATAATTCCCAAAGCCATAAAATCTAACATACGGTAATTTATCATAAATATACCATACTACCACATAAACCGGTCaggggatccacccattcacaactggcatgatattgtcctctctggTACGCAGACTTTTGGCCCCATGGACAGTAGCCTCACCCAcaccctcaaggtttttctctccccccatggGCAGTAGAGAGAGCgcgtcaaataggacctctcttgcatATGGTCTCTTGGCCCTATGGgcagcagcctcacccacacacaatcaaggaacctcttcccccTATGGACAGCAGGGAAGAAcgcgtcatccaaagtgaaagggcaCAGACTTGGATTTGATTCcgttgtcacaaagactacTAAAACCAAATTGGGTGATCACCGAGAAATCACACATAGCATGGTGTTAAAACAACTCACAAGTTACAttactttgaaacacatagtTCATATCCAAGTAGTTTaagaaaaccttaaataatctaacttttacaaaatttgtaaggttttcaacttcattcttgtcaagagattttctatcaatttcccaaataatacaagacaagataagcatcttaaaatttttcaatactccataaaatcaatgattttcttatcaaagattaaataagagatgctcatttttccatatcaacaattcatgcatttcgacaaatgcaataccaaatatgatgcatttccatatataatcatatatatatatatatatatatgtaggtaTGTATATTAAGGTTACGACACAAtagttttttggaaaatataatttccataggtagtttccaaaagcgtgtctaacccaaaaacatttatataacatggttatttttcaaaatcccattaaaaaaactACATACCTCGCAACCtcaaaatcctaattctccaaactccaaggagattagctagaacctaaacaatatcaagtaaACCTATCACAATGAGTATAGAGCTTGAAATTGCACCTAGCCAcaatttaggaattgccaaataatcacttaattaggcaagcctagcatctaacctcatcaataataatatattccacttccatagtttctcaacaaaatgattcacaaggcataaactccaattataaagttaacccatttaatatcatctccaacattatgactagtttccataaaatttacactacatcattaagagacccatgaaagcaaaatcaatATATCCTCCAAGATAAGAAATTTGGAACCtcaactaactccaaataaacccaatggaaatagaaaaattaaattcaccaaccatcacatgttataacttaaaacccctaaatttttcCACCATACATAAACCTTGAGTAGTCATCAATAGCACAAAATATATACCCACTCATAAAATAATTCTaccaatacaaaacccatacataaaacacataaatatcacttccaatgctcataaatcacatgagTATCATCATTAAagcttagataaaaataacctcaagcaaaagtgtaaaacccaccaaaaagattagaaatttttacctcaaataaaatgatgaagatgCTTTGGGGTTCCTAAGTATTTTTCCGGTGATCTTGTCGGAAAAATGATGGTGAGGTGGTATGGTTTGGAGTGGAGGCCAGCGGGTGAGTGTGGaagtgaatgtgtgtgtgtgtgtttaagtaaagagaaaagaaagaaaatgaaagaaagaaaagagagctgaccaaaagagagaagagaggtgGGTGAAAATGAGTGGTGGGGagtggggttaggtgggggGCACGTGGGAACTAAAAATCTGACTtgaccccctttttttttttttttttttgacagggACGTTACAACTACATTGGCTAACCAGTCTGGATAATAAACCTCTCGAATAAACTTCGCTGTGGCCAACTTCTGCACTTTTTCCTTAATAGCATTGTCTCTCTCAGGGGCAAATACTCTTTTCTTCTGTCATACGGGTTTAGAGAAAGGATATACATTCAAACGGTGAGTGATGACACTAAGGTCTATACCTGGCATATCCTCATAGCTCCAAGCAAACACATCAATACTCTTCTTCAAAAAACGAACGAGATCCtgtttagttttttattctaaatCCACTCCAACCCTGGTACACCTCTCGGGGTTATTTTCGTCCAAGAAAATATTCTCTAATGCTTCAGTGGGCTCTGCCACAACTCTCCTTTCCTCAATATTCATCGTCTGAACTTGCTCGTCCAT
This genomic stretch from Quercus lobata isolate SW786 chromosome 3, ValleyOak3.0 Primary Assembly, whole genome shotgun sequence harbors:
- the LOC115980923 gene encoding uncharacterized protein LOC115980923 is translated as MATKNWLLKMKKLLRALECTDAQKVLYATYALQGSADRWWSSTKPLLSTELGRDTPITWEKFKEVFNRTYFPNVVRDRKAREFSDLVQGAMTMEEYVAKFVELSRFAPYLISDESKKVKKFREGLNGRIHPLIIASRVDTFTEAVKRAMNLEEDFKYNPNSKESEKKQGPFNSQHGKGQGHKKGLFKNLGNRGQSSRHSKNAYPQSGDKDCPRSKGSGSSSSSQVAKGNDNGKKVQGRVYALTTQDAQATDTVVVGILPLFSAHAKVLFDPGSTHSFVSCAFAKNHDKSPELLDFELSVSTPVGDTLMTNLVLKSCIICIEGRELLADLVLFDMHDFDVILGMDWLASYHASVHCFEKEVVFRPPGES